In the genome of Desulfuribacillus stibiiarsenatis, one region contains:
- a CDS encoding Alp7A family actin-like protein, which produces MNITRCISDFGNSMSQHLIDGNYFEMPSSITEISEKKASSLFTDSVDMEQLKEQLVIKINLDGKDRYFKVGRKAETDIFGNEHIFKLHDKTESLTVIVTWLAALAFYHVNQSISDPEQSIESELNQDVYLIDIEYFLTMLPIWLIKKSDNFGDMLKKMEQRFEKNHEVELITPNYQRVLNITVKKAVCRVEGETSRYALKFDLQLAPKNISKFDMSHSVICDWGAQTLDLTKLQPRLRKPADTDDFASFTDKSYLKSLEDLRTTKLMDYFGDVRTLERFILENIKFGIFEYEDPTTKKKTDFTSIIENALQELASIIVIKALNTFHFSHGQTVYYIWTGGVSEILKKYIEQVLVQALNKDIASNYHIFPDESRKLNIFGGEIYAKSQLAKMGLIEKTTVPTTEVGEVNDNQE; this is translated from the coding sequence ATGAACATTACACGTTGTATCAGTGATTTCGGAAACTCTATGAGCCAGCATCTAATCGATGGGAATTATTTCGAAATGCCATCAAGTATTACTGAAATTTCAGAGAAGAAGGCAAGTTCGTTATTTACGGATAGTGTTGATATGGAACAGCTAAAAGAACAATTAGTTATCAAAATCAATCTTGATGGAAAAGACAGATATTTCAAAGTCGGGCGGAAGGCAGAGACTGATATTTTCGGCAATGAACACATTTTCAAGCTGCATGATAAAACGGAGTCTTTAACGGTTATTGTAACTTGGCTAGCAGCTCTAGCATTCTATCATGTAAATCAGTCTATTTCAGATCCAGAACAATCTATCGAAAGCGAATTGAATCAAGACGTTTATTTAATAGATATTGAGTATTTCCTTACCATGCTACCGATATGGTTAATCAAAAAATCGGATAATTTCGGCGATATGCTAAAAAAGATGGAACAACGATTTGAGAAAAATCATGAAGTAGAGTTGATCACTCCCAATTACCAGCGAGTATTAAATATTACCGTAAAGAAAGCAGTATGCAGAGTAGAAGGAGAAACATCAAGATACGCACTCAAATTCGATCTCCAATTAGCCCCGAAAAATATCTCGAAGTTTGATATGTCACATTCAGTCATTTGCGACTGGGGAGCACAGACTTTGGACCTTACGAAACTACAACCTAGATTACGCAAACCAGCCGACACCGATGATTTTGCATCCTTTACAGATAAAAGTTACTTAAAAAGCCTTGAAGATTTAAGAACTACAAAGCTGATGGATTACTTCGGCGATGTAAGAACCTTAGAACGGTTTATTTTAGAGAATATTAAGTTTGGAATATTTGAATATGAGGATCCAACGACAAAAAAGAAAACCGATTTTACAAGCATTATTGAAAACGCGCTCCAGGAATTAGCAAGTATTATAGTTATTAAAGCACTCAATACCTTTCATTTCTCCCATGGACAAACAGTTTATTACATCTGGACCGGTGGAGTGTCAGAGATACTGAAAAAGTACATTGAGCAAGTATTAGTACAAGCATTAAATAAAGATATAGCAAGTAATTATCACATATTTCCTGATGAATCTCGAAAACTCAATATCTTTGGCGGAGAGATATATGCTAAGAGCCAACTTGCGAAAATGGGATTGATTGAAAAAACTACGGTTCCAACTACTGAAGTTGGTGAAGTAAATGACAACCAGGAGTAG
- a CDS encoding helix-turn-helix domain-containing protein, with protein MSNVNENVEKIRIAKGVSKTHMAKRLGYKTIQGYKHLASGSTKYTAERIMIAADTLQVNVQVFYDNKLTETVITEYSRTTA; from the coding sequence ATGAGTAATGTAAATGAAAATGTAGAAAAAATCAGAATTGCTAAAGGAGTATCAAAAACACATATGGCAAAACGCCTTGGCTATAAGACGATACAAGGATATAAACATTTAGCATCAGGAAGCACTAAATACACTGCAGAGAGGATTATGATAGCTGCTGACACATTGCAAGTTAATGTCCAGGTTTTTTATGACAACAAACTAACGGAAACCGTTATAACGGAATATTCTAGAACTACAGCGTAA
- a CDS encoding helix-turn-helix domain-containing protein yields the protein MSIGTGDRIKYFRKLRKFTQKELGDKVNRSPQVISNWEREYSDPDHEDIALLSQALNCSTDYLLGRTNNPSIAEVHNIEDEKTPDEQLKELLSDPTMLVAFSDYDNWSDDDKKELIAYLRAKKMSRDVNKLSE from the coding sequence ATGTCTATAGGAACCGGGGATAGGATTAAATATTTTAGAAAGCTTCGTAAGTTTACACAAAAAGAATTAGGCGATAAAGTTAACCGTTCGCCTCAAGTTATTTCTAATTGGGAAAGAGAATACTCTGACCCAGACCATGAGGACATTGCATTATTGTCTCAAGCACTTAATTGTTCAACCGACTACCTCCTTGGAAGAACCAATAACCCGTCCATTGCTGAAGTTCATAATATCGAGGATGAAAAAACTCCTGACGAGCAACTAAAGGAATTATTATCTGATCCTACGATGTTAGTTGCATTCTCTGATTATGATAATTGGTCAGACGACGATAAGAAAGAATTGATTGCATATTTACGGGCGAAAAAAATGTCGAGAGATGTAAATAAATTATCAGAATAA